Below is a genomic region from Rhinolophus sinicus isolate RSC01 linkage group LG11, ASM3656204v1, whole genome shotgun sequence.
AGCATTTATTTATCAGCTATTAGAAATATGCTGAGTGAagaaagcctcagtttcttccctgTAAAACACCTTAAAAGGGGCCCTATTTGAGAAGCTTGCCGTGGGTTGTGGGTCATTACTGTCATTACTCTAGGGCTCAGAACACTGTCCCGTGTGGCTGGGTCCACGAGGTGTTCAGCAGGGCGCTGAACAGAGCTCGCTGCAAAGCAGCAGGAGCAGTGTGAGCCGTCTGGTAACAAGCATGTGACAGTGTGAGTATTCTGAGCACATGTGCGCCGATACCTCTAGTGCTTTAACAGAGGCCTGAGGGACATGCCTCAAACTTGTCACCTCCAGCGGGCAGGCCGTGAAGGAACTTGTGCTTTTGTAGTTTGGAACATTTGACAAACTCAGCATCTCACCCCGTGTGCATTcctttaattaagaaaatgcGGCCCACAGAGCAGTGTCGTCCCTACAGCAGCACTCCGGCCCCTGAGGGCACACAGCTCTGGCTCCCCGGCAGTTGTGTGGTGGAGCCTTTGGCTAGGCAGACCTGCCTTTGCGCTcctccctgcctgctgcctgAGCCTTCAGGCAGCTGTCGCCCCACGTGGCTGGCACAAGTGGCTCCTATCTTCTTCCCAGAAAGAGGCGTTTACTGTAAGTTTCGGACTGCTCGTGTATGGTTTGGACTGCTTTCAACCTCACCCATTTCTCTTTCCGGAACCACGAATCTAATCCTGCGCTGTGACCCAACACAGACGTCTGCTTTACAGCAGAGCTCCCACAGACTCACTCAATGCCTGagtgttttcttccttctagAGAAACCTGATGCAAAGGTAAAGGCAAGCAAGGAGAAGGTTGTTCCACAGATCGTCATCACCAGAGCCTCAAATGAGACTCTCAGTTCCATCAGAAGTGAGGAGCAGAGAACCATTCAGGAGTGGACTACATGGGGCCCCTACTCCCGACACAGGAACCCCAGTACGGTAGATGCCTATCATTTCCAGAACAATGAATAAACAGCCGCCCTGTCTTTGTTCACtgtgctctgagcctcagtcatGAGGGCAGACGGGCACCCTGCCCTGTGGGAAGCTGCAGGTGCCCCTTCAGGAAATGAGGTTCCCCCCATGACCACCTTTGTCTCACCCCACCCCCGAGCTGCTGGCAGCTTGGCCGAGGGCAACAGTGACTCTTAGAtgaatttgaataaataaattaggatACCCCTGTTGGAAGTGGCTGGCTGTGCAGGGGAATGACAGACGGCAGGCAGCATCTTGCTGACTCTTGGGGGCCAGTTGCCTCTGGAGCATGCAGTGAGTCCTGAGCAGTTGTAGTGAATGAGATGTCCCCCACTCTTGGAACAAAAGTGGGGCTCTGAGGACTGTTTCAGGTGTCACGTTCCAGAACAGGGAAGTACACAGTCACTGCAGAGGCCCACAGGCTCCTCCTGGCCTGACCGTAATGTGATCCAAGGTATCAGAGTCCAAAAGGAGAATGGAGAGGGAGGACAGCTATGGCACTTACAACTGCAAGTGGCCTTGTCAGAGCTGTCCTGGGAAGAGGGGCGTTCCCATGTTTCTGGCTGTGAATGAATGCTCCCTATGGTGAGGTGCCATCCAGGGGAGCCCCCCAACTGTCCCACCCTCACCAGCAGCGCTCAGGTCAGGCTGCAGAGTGCCCTACCCTGTCTGGTCCCACACGGTTAGTCCGGAGACAGTGTGTTAGCTCCTTTAGTCCCAGCATGCTCAGCAGGCTTTACACACGGTCAATATCAGTGAGCAATATATTCTTTTAGTATTAAACAGTACAATTAGTTTCAGTATAACCCAGAAAGAACCATAAATCTCATATTTACATTGTTTACTAACGCTTTAGAAGCATcattatgtgtatacatttatttatgcattctgACTGCCAcaactaaatattaaaaagaaaaatcaagcccATCCAAATGTGCATTTGATCCCATACGGTCAGCACACCCACCCTTCTCCACAAAATTTGTAgtagccattacatttctattatttgaCCTAGAAATTGGCCCCCTCCTACCCTTTTCCTGAACATCTCAATCTAAAAACCGTATTTACCATAGCACATAAGTTTAGCAATCAGCTTAGCTTATGAATGAATTGAAAAAGGCCAGAATGAACTGATGGTcgtcagatgggaggggtgttggaggcagggtgaaaaaggggaagggattaagcacAAATTGTcaattacaaagtagtcacagggatgtgaagtacagcacagggaatatagtcaacaatattgttaaaactgtgtatggtgccaggtggctGCTAGGCTTAactgggggatcactttgtaagatgtataaatgtctaactaccaTGCTGTACACGTGACACTGACTCGCGTATAATACTGAACGGcaactggaattgaaaaataaaaaaaatttaaaggctaGAATGAACTGAATATGATGAAATGAAAACAAGGTGTTTTGAGTCGTTAAATTATGATTAAGTTCATAATTATCAAATGTCCTTAACTCATGTTATCATTTCAGCATTTGTGGTCCCGTGCCTGCGCAGGAGGTCTGTCCTGGCACTCTCCTTAAAGCTGCGCCCTCCGAGAGGTCGCGCTCACTGCCCGAAGTTTTCTGCTCAGCACGCATAACTCACGCCCTTTTACTGACCTGTTTGCCTGCCTCCAGCGAGAAGGCAGAAGCCACGAGGGCAGAGCCTGAGGGGGCCGAGGGGGTGCTCAACGCGCATGTGTCAGGTGACCTCTCGTCCCACAGCACGTCCATCGCCACGGCGGGTCAGTTCTGTCTATCCACACACCTCTTGGCGGCCCTGTGCTCTCCATCCCCGTAGGCCCCGCCCAAGCCCCCTCTCTCGGTGGCTTCGGGTCGCCCTCCGGGGCTCCGAGAGAGCTTTAAAGCACAGCTCCCGCGGCCCCTCCTCCGGCTGCCGTTCCTCAGCGTCCATGCTGGTGAGATGCCGTGTTTCGGATAAAATACGGCTAGAACCTCGGTAGTCGCAGCGCATCGTACCAACTGAGGTCCTCGGCCGCTTCGGTTCCCTCGGTAACCGTTGCCGGAAAGAGAACGCCCCGGAAGTAGACAACGCGCCTGCGCCGAGAAATCCCGCCTGCGCCTGCGCCTGCGCCTGCGCACACTGGAAGCGGGCGCCGCGCTCGGCATGGGGGAACCGGAACCCGCTTCGGAGCAGATCCGTCTGAAGTGTATCCGTAAGGAAGGCTTCTTCACGGTGCCTCCGGAACACAGGGTGCGACGGGGGTCGCGTGGGTAGTTCCGCACCACACTGGGGTCCTCATTGTCGCGCGGAAGCGCCGAGGTTTCCTGCACGGGCGGGAACGACTGTCCTGGAGTTCCTAGCGCCTGGAGCGGTCGCCGGGGCGAGGGCGGTGTGTGGACCTCGGGGCATGTCGCGCTCGCCTGAAGGGACGGGCCGGCTTTCACGCTGCCGGCCCCCTTGGGAAGAGCAGGTTCCGGCCCCAACCCGGGCGTTTCCTAGTTTTGCGCACGGGACGGGCTTTGCAGGCTGACCCCGGAGCACCGTGTGTCGGAGGAGCATTTACGCGTGGGAAGCCTTGGAGGCGTGGTCTCCCGCTGGGCTCCGAACGGGTCGGGCGAGCCCCACCTGCGACCCGGCAGCTTCCGTTTATGCCTTGCTCTGTCCGGGCCTCTGCCTGTGTTGCTGGCTGGCATTGGGTCCTCTCAGAGACCCGCTGCCGCAGGCACCATTACTGCGCCCTTTGCAGAGATGAGGAAGGTGAAACTTACGGCCGTGGAGTGGTTTTACCAAAGTAGACAGCTCGTGGAGGCGCAGGTTTGAACCCTGGAGGCTTGATTGTGTTTTAACTACTTGATGGTGCTCTGAAAAGCCCGGTGACGTCTCCAGGAGGGATCACTGGCCGACTGGCTGAGTGAGTGCCAGGAGCCACACTGGCCATGGCACATCACTCAGAGTCGCAGCCGGTGACTCGCACCCGGTGCTTGCTGCGTTGGAGCCCGGCGCTCAAAGGGGAGTTAAGACACTCCCACATGAGGACAGAGCAAACTGCACAATAGTAGGTCCTTAAAGACAAAAGCTGTCAGCATTTCAGAGAAAGAATTGTTTTCATCTGGGGGCCAGGAAGAACTTGTGGCATTTCTGCTGGACCAGGAAATGGGACTAGGAATTGGACATGCAGAAAGTAGAGGCGTGGCAGGCCAGATTTAGGGAGCAGCAGGACCAACGTCATGGAGAAGACACTGTGAGAGGGGGAAGTAGGTGAGAAAGGGAGGTTAAGATGAGATCATGGAAGGGCTTCAGTCCAGGCCCGATGATTCTGTCTTGGTTTCCCAGGTGTTGGGAAGAAATGAGATGGAAGGCAAGGGTTGGTAAtaaaacagaggcagagaggccAGAGGGACTGTTAGAATTCAAACGTTGCTGCATGTGCTTCTTAGACCCAAGGAGAACTGCTCATTCAGTCTTCAAATGCACCACATTATGAAGGTATATTGGGGTACAAGCTCTGCTAGGATGGAGACCCGAAATACAGTGCCAGAAGTACAGGACTATTTCTGTCTCCCCTGATATCCCAGAGAGAGGCAGCTATTTTCCATAAGGTACGCCAGGTTCTCAGATTATGTCTTGTTGCTCCACCTGTACCTTATCCAAATCTCAGCCTGCTTCAGGTGGGCAGCAACCAGCTCCCTTTGATCAAGAAGTCACACCGGTGCCTTCCACTCACGtcccattggccagaatttaGTCACATAATCATACCTAGAGGCGAGAGGGAGGCTAGAAAGTATGGCCACCAGCTGTGTGGCTGCCTGCCACTAGGCAGTGTTTCATAATGCAAAGTAACGTCTGGATGTTGGGGACAGTTAGTCTCTGCCAAAGAAACATTTCCACTGTGTTTGGTAGATACTTTATGAAGATCTTCAAGCCTTTTCCACCTCCGGAGCATAAGAGACCAGTGCTGCTTAGTTGACTTTCTGTCATGGtggaaatgttctgttttctgAGTCATCCATATGGTCACCATGAGCCACATGGGGCCTTGCGTTTTTAGATAGCACACATCTGGACCATGAGATTGAAAGGGTGTGGCGAGGCCATCTTTTGATACCACATTCAAAGTGTCCAGCCGAGTGTCATCATCCCCTTTACTCATCTGAAAAGCCCAAGTGTACGGTTACCTTTGGTGAGCAAGGCATGAGTGGGCTCCTGGTTCAAAAGAAGTGAAATATCCCCCTGCAGTCCATCAGCTGCCAAATGTCCACACTGCCAGAACCTTTCTCTTTCAGCTGGGACGGTGCCGGAGCGTGAAGGAGTTTGAGAAGCTGAACCGCATCGGGGAGGGCACCTATGGCATCGTGTGTGAGTGGCCGAACAGGGAGGCCTGGTTCCTTGGAATGTCCCGTAGCAGCTCTGTCAGGGCTGGAAGGAGGCCACTTGCCCTGCTCCCACCAGGGCAAAAGCTTGTACGAGTGAATGCTTGCTCGGGTAACTGAGCATCAGGTGGCTGACAAGTACCGTGACCCAAAAGCAGCCAGAGCTGCAGCTGCAGCAGGGGTGGTGTCAGCCTGCCCCTCCTGCCGAGTATGTGGGAGCTGCAGAAATCAGCATGAAGCATTGGGGAGCCATCTTTGCATAAAATCAGGGTCTGTTTTACTAGATAAAGTGCCTTATAAAAGGTCCCTGTCAGGACACACAGCAGTGGTCGGCATATTGTACTGTAAGATGGAAACTTACGGGTGCTGTTACCACTGGTCCCCCTCTCCCTGGCTCAGATGGCAGCTCCCCTGGAGCACTTGTCTCGTGGGCCAGGGTGTTGGCTTGCAGAGAGTGAGGAACAAGGGGCATGTGGTTGTCAGAGAAGAAAGGGAACCTCCAGATTTCAGGAAGAGGCCCCGTGTGGCACACGGATGTGCAAGTGGGGAGTGGGTTGCCATCCATCACAGGTGAGTCTCCATTCCAGACCGAGCCCGGGACACCCAGACAGATGAGATTGTTGCCCTGAAGAAAGTGCGGATGGACAAGGAGAAGGATGGTGAGCAGGGCCGGCGCAGCTGAGCTCGGAGTGGGGGTTGCCTGAGGAGCCGCCTCAGAACCGCGTGCGCACCACCCTGCCCTCGACAGCATCCGCGTGGTGGTTACAGGGCTGGTCTCCTCGGCTCCCCACCTCACTCCAGGCCGCAGCTCCCCTGAGCTTGGGACGTTCTCCATCTGCCTCCCTCCCGGGTGCTGACAGCCCTGTCTTCTCTCAGGGCCTTCCCCACCAAGGCCTGGCCGGCAGCCCCCATGTGCTCCACACATCCCCTGTGCACCGTCCTGCAGCACCTCCCTGGCTGCCTCTGCGGTCAGAGCTCTGCCATGCTCACTGGGGGCCTGTCGTACACAGTGTCAGTACAGAGAGCTGCCTTGCATTGGATGCAGGAAAGGCTAAAGGGGCTTGTTGGGATGGCCTCGATATTCCCTGAGGTAGCAGGCAGAGCCCTGacagtggcaggggtgggggacacagagcTGACATGGGCCTGGGTGGGGGGGTCTCACTGAGGT
It encodes:
- the SPATA33 gene encoding spermatogenesis-associated protein 33 isoform X2, with product MGLSGSKHKPHKGKGEEQKKGCTYSVPQPKGRSMDRHSREAARPADGSSPKKGKAKQQWLPSEAQEKPDAKVKASKEKVVPQIVITRASNETLSSIRSEEQRTIQEWTTWGPYSRHRNPSTVDAYHFQNNE
- the SPATA33 gene encoding spermatogenesis-associated protein 33 isoform X1, coding for MRPTEQCRPYSSTPAPEGTQLWLPGSCVVEPLARQTCLCAPPCLLPEPSGSCRPTWLAQVAPIFFPERGVYCKFRTARVWFGLLSTSPISLSGTTNLILRCDPTQTSALQQSSHRLTQCLSVFFLLEKPDAKVKASKEKVVPQIVITRASNETLSSIRSEEQRTIQEWTTWGPYSRHRNPSTVDAYHFQNNE